The proteins below come from a single Plantactinospora sp. KBS50 genomic window:
- the hpnD gene encoding presqualene diphosphate synthase HpnD produces MTATAVPAVAAAYRECERITRTQARNFSYGIRLLRPDRRAALSAVYAIARRIDDIGDGDLPAATRLAQLDQVRAALHRLPDGGDDPVYVALADAAARLPIPLAALDELVDGCVADVRGTRYEDFDQLVGYCRCVAGSIGRLSLGVFDLRPGVDREHAAGLADALGIALQLTNILRDIVEDRLTGRIYLPAADLRRFGCTLELAPGGLVEDPPQRLADLVRFQARRAETHYRTGLALLPLLDRRSAACVAAMAGIYHRLLERIFAEPLAVTHRRVSLPGWEKAYVAARAMAGSGA; encoded by the coding sequence ATGACGGCCACCGCCGTGCCGGCGGTGGCCGCCGCCTACCGGGAATGCGAGCGGATCACCCGGACCCAGGCCCGCAACTTCTCCTACGGCATCCGGCTGCTGCGGCCGGACCGCCGGGCGGCGCTCAGCGCCGTGTACGCCATCGCCCGGCGGATCGACGACATCGGCGACGGGGACCTGCCGGCGGCCACCCGGCTGGCCCAGCTCGACCAGGTCCGCGCCGCGCTGCACCGGCTGCCCGACGGCGGCGACGACCCCGTGTACGTCGCGCTCGCCGACGCGGCGGCCCGGCTGCCGATCCCGCTGGCCGCGCTGGACGAACTGGTCGACGGCTGCGTGGCCGACGTGCGGGGCACCCGCTACGAGGACTTCGACCAGCTCGTCGGGTACTGCCGCTGCGTGGCCGGGTCCATCGGCCGGCTGTCGCTCGGGGTCTTCGACCTGCGCCCCGGGGTCGACCGGGAACACGCCGCGGGGCTGGCCGACGCGCTCGGCATCGCACTGCAACTGACCAACATCCTGCGCGACATCGTGGAGGACCGGCTCACCGGCCGGATCTACCTGCCCGCGGCCGACCTGCGCCGGTTCGGCTGCACCCTCGAACTGGCGCCCGGCGGCCTGGTCGAGGATCCGCCGCAGCGACTCGCCGATCTCGTCCGGTTCCAGGCCCGCCGGGCCGAGACCCACTACCGCACCGGGCTGGCCCTGCTGCCGCTGCTGGACCGGCGCAGCGCCGCCTGCGTGGCCGCGATGGCCGGCATCTACCACCGGCTGCTGGAACGGATCTTCGCCGAGCCGCTGGCCGTGACCCACCGCCGGGTGTCGCTGCCGGGCTGGGAGAAGGCGTACGTGGCGGCCCGGGCGATGGCCGGGAGCGGCGCGTGA